The following are from one region of the bacterium genome:
- a CDS encoding DUF4062 domain-containing protein, whose protein sequence is METKKSENPKNPQLAQRTIRVFVSSTFLDREDERKLLGNMVFPALREFTKNGCYIDFEIQFSVKI, encoded by the coding sequence ATGGAAACCAAGAAATCGGAAAACCCGAAGAACCCGCAATTAGCACAACGTACGATCCGTGTGTTTGTCTCATCGACGTTTCTCGATCGGGAAGACGAACGAAAACTGCTTGGAAATATGGTCTTTCCAGCCTTGCGGGAGTTTACGAAGAACGGTTGTTATATCGATTTCGAGATACAATTCTCGGTCAAAATCTGA
- a CDS encoding toll/interleukin-1 receptor domain-containing protein translates to MPHDVFISYSSDDKLTANATCSILEEKKIRCWIAPRDLLPGQEYGEMIVDAIRNAKIVVLIFSSSAQKSKHVKREIERAVSKGKSILTVRIEDTMPVGSMEYALSNEHWLDALTPL, encoded by the coding sequence ATGCCTCACGATGTATTTATCAGTTACTCTTCCGATGATAAGTTAACAGCAAATGCAACCTGTTCAATTCTTGAAGAGAAAAAAATACGTTGCTGGATAGCACCACGTGACTTGTTACCAGGTCAAGAATATGGTGAAATGATAGTCGATGCTATTAGAAATGCTAAGATTGTTGTACTAATCTTCTCATCAAGTGCACAAAAATCGAAACACGTTAAGCGCGAAATTGAACGAGCAGTAAGCAAAGGTAAATCGATTCTGACCGTTAGAATTGAAGATACTATGCCGGTCGGGTCCATGGAGTATGCTCTTAGCAATGAGCATTGGTTGGACGCATTAACCCCACT